The proteins below come from a single Ptychodera flava strain L36383 chromosome 6, AS_Pfla_20210202, whole genome shotgun sequence genomic window:
- the LOC139135491 gene encoding complement C1q tumor necrosis factor-related protein 2-like, producing the protein MDGRTENLVLTLILMFLQITTAQVTDEGQCLSICAESWPDTKGPIGPPGPPGAPGISGPVGRQGQPGVLGPVGTQGIKGEPGEKGIKGDVGGKGEQGENGVKGQAGLPGKVGPQGSKGDSGNNGTNGVKGDTGEPGIKGQKGEEGEVQQVKVAFTVTRESRIIGTSAEQTITYTDVIVNQGANIDVNSGVFICEVPGIYYFSFTFRSYSGKYLYIRLKQNDSYKFAVYQTFQSVYNTHSQSGMLHLNQGDQVKLVMPAGTSYQAHYCTHCNVFNGFLVYPD; encoded by the exons ATGGATGGGAGAACAGAAAATCTAGTTTTGACTTTAATTCTGATGTTTCTTCAAATCACTACTGCACAAGTCACTGATGAAGGCCAGTGTCTTAGTATCTGTGCAGAGTCTTGGCCTGATACAAAGGGTCCTATTGGACCTCCCGGACCACCTGGTGCACCTGGCATTTCTGGACCGGTAGGAAGACAAG GTCAGCCCGGTGTATTAGGTCCAGTAGGGACTCAAGGCATCAAAGGTGAACCAGGTGAAAAGGGAATCAAAGGAGACGTTGGAGGCAAAGGAGAACAAG GTGAGAATGGAGTCAAAGGTCAAGCTGGTCTTCCTGGAAAGGTTGGTCCACAGGGCTCAAAAGGTGACAGTGGTAACAATGGAACGAATGGTGTCAAGGGCGATACTGGAGAACCCGGGATCAAAGGTCAAAAAGGTGAAGAGGGTGAAGTGCAGCAAGTGAAGGTGGCATTCACTGTAACAAGGGAATCACGTATCATAGGAACCAGTGCAGAGCAAACAATCACCTACACGGATGTCATAGTAAATCAAGGTGCCAATATCGATGTCAACTCAGGTGTGTTTATCTGTGAAGTCCCTGGCATCTATTATTTCTCATTCACGTTCCGTTCATATTCTGGGAAATACTTGTACATAcgattaaaacaaaatgatagTTACAAGTTTGCAGTTTATCAGACTTTCCAATCAGTGTATAACACACACTCTCAGAGTGGCATGTTACACCTGAATCAAGGCGATCAAGTTAAATTGGTGATGCCTGCTGGTACTAGTTATCAGGCTCATTATTGTACCCATTGTAACGTTTTCAATGGCTTTCTTGTCTATCCAGACTAA